Proteins from one Triticum aestivum cultivar Chinese Spring chromosome 7A, IWGSC CS RefSeq v2.1, whole genome shotgun sequence genomic window:
- the LOC123148631 gene encoding cation transporter HKT1 has product MHLFLTLVHSTMDRVKRFYQDFIHIKLHSFSRISRYVVDSIVFIYRFVALHVHPFWIQLSYFLAIAILGSVLLISLKPSNPEFSPPYIDMLYLSTSALTVSGLSTVKMEDLSSSQIVVLTLLMLVGGEIFVSLLGLMLRVNHQDMQDLPSVKISSVPVELEVLDLANSMALCDESQLEDASHAIPPKKCTELKRSRSVKCLGYVVFGYFAVIHVLGFVLVFLYITHVPTASAPLNKKGINIVLFSLSVTVASCANAGLVPTNENMVIFSKNSGLLLLLSGQMLAGNTLFPLFLRLLVWFLGKLTKVKELRLMTKNPEEVHFANLLPRLPTVFLSSTVIGIVAAGVTLFCSVDWNSSVFDGLGSYQKTVNAFFMVVNARHSGENSIDCSLMSPAIVVLFIGMMYLPSSATFAPPSGDTKTTNENTKGKGKRGSLVQNLAFSPLGCNIIFVIVACITERRRLRSDPLNFSTLNMIFEVISAYGNVGLSTGYSCSRLHQLHPEIICQDMPYSFSGWWSDGGKFLLVLVMLYGRLKVFAVSTGKSWKV; this is encoded by the exons ATGCATTTGTTTCTCACACTCGTACATAGCACCATGGATCGGGTGAAAAGATTTTACCAGGATTTCATCCATATCAAGCTGCATAGCTTCAGCCGTATCAGTAGATATGTCGTTGATTCGATAGTTTTCATCTATCGATTCGTCGCATTGCATGTTCATCCATTCTGGATCCAACTGTCCTACTTCCTTGCCATTGCTATACTTGGTTCAGTCCTCTTGATATCGCTGAAACCAAGCAATCCTGAGTTCAGCCCTCCTTATATTGACATGTTGTACTTGTCAACCTCTGCTCTAACAGTTTCTGGCCTCAGCACCGTCAAGATGGAGGACCTCTCGAGCTCTCAGATTGTGGTCCTAACACTGCTCATGCTTGTAGGAGGGGAGATCTTTGTTTCACTCTTAGGCCTCATGCTTAGAGTGAACCATCAAGACATGCAAGATCTTCCGAGCGTGAAGATCAGCTCAGTTCCGGTCGAGCTTGAAGTGCTAGACTTGGCCAACAGCATGGCACTATGTGATGAGTCGCAGCTTGAAGACGCTTCTCATGCAATTCCACCAAAGAAATGTACAGAGTTGAAGAGGAGTAGGTCTGTCAAGTGCTTAGGATATGTGGTCTTTGGGTACTTCGCCGTGATCCATGTCTTGGGTTTTGTGCTGGTTTTTCTGTATATAACTCATGTGCCAACTGCAAGTGCCCCACTGAACAAGAAAGGGATCAACATCGTGCTCTTCTCACTATCAGTCACCGTCGCCTCCTGTGCGAATGCAGGACTCGTGCCCACAAATGAGAACATGGTCATCTTCTCAAAGAATTCAGGCCTCTTGTTGCTGCTCAGTGGCCAGATGCTCGCAGGCAACACATTATTCCCTCTCTTCCTGAGGCTACTGGTATGGTTCCTGGGGAAGCTCACAAAGGTGAAGGAGCTGAGGCTCATGACCAAGAACCCCGAGGAAGTGCATTTTGCTAATTTGCTTCCTAGGTTGCCGACTGTGTTTCTCTCCTCGACGGTCATCGGCATTGTAGCAGCTGGGGTCACGCTGTTTTGCTCTGTTGACTGGAACTCTTCAGTGTTTGATGGGCTCGGCTCTTATCAGAAGACAGTCAATGCATTCTTCATGGTGGTGAATGCGAGGCACTCTGGGGAGAATTCCATTGACTGCTCGCTCATGTCCCCTGCCATTGTAGTATTATTCATCGGCATGAT GTATTTGCCATCATCAGCAACATTTGCACCACCCAGTGGAGACACTAAAACCACCAATGAGAACACGAAAGGGAAAGGCAAGAGAGGGTCGTTGGTGCAGAATTTGGCATTCTCACCGCTCGGGTGTAACATCATCTTTGTGATAGTTGCCTGCATCACTGAAAGGAGAAGGCTCAGAAGCGATCCACTCAACTTCTCCACCTTGAACATGATATTTGAGGTCATCAG TGCATACGGCAACGTTGGGCTATCCACTGGTTACAGTTGTTCTAGGCTGCATCAGCTGCACCCAGAGATCATCTGCCAGGACATGCCATACAGCTTTTCTGGATGGTGGAGTGACGGAGGAAAGTTTCTGCTAGTCTTGGTCATGCTCTATGGAAGGCTTAAGGTGTTCGCGGTGTCCACGGGTAAATCCTGGAAAGTATGA
- the LOC123148632 gene encoding probable cation transporter HKT9: protein MPVRLHTFLSSARHISNSSVFIFQFIAFHLSPLLIHLSYFVVIDVLGFAALMALKPSNPNYSPRYVDIFFLSTSAVTVTGLATIKMEDLSTSQVVILTLLMLLGSEMFVSLLGHIHELSKQNKHDPEDSRVTSVTVQDESQIEEAIPATPSINTTSLKKSCRKYIGFVLLAYMVLILLVGSLLVFLYVAHVSTARDVLTRKSINTMLFSISVTVSSFTNGGLIPTNESMAVFSSNQGLLLLLTGQILAGNTLLPVFLRLMIWALRGLRITRAKPEELEFMMNNTKALGSNHLLPNKQTVFLAASVAALIAVAVTFFCCLNWESAVFAGLTPNQKITNALFMAVNTRQAGENSIDCSLVAPAVLILFIAMMCIPASTSFLSLHEGAERGITEHKDGANKRRMSLNKMLFSPLACTAVLIMLACITERRSLSADPLNFSTFNMIFEVISAYRNVGLSTGYSCARLPHAEKQSVCQDMPYSFSGWWSDQGKVVLVLVMLYGRLKCFHRQRS, encoded by the exons ATGCCTGTCCGGCTGCATACTTTTCTTAGTTCGGCAAGGCATATCAGCAATTCATCTGTGTTCATTTTTCAGTTCATTGCTTTCCATCTTAGCCCACTTTTGATTCACTTGTCCTATTTTGTTGTCATTGATGTACTTGGCTTTGCTGCCTTGATGGCCCTGAAGCCAAGCAACCCTAACTACAGTCCTCGCTATGTCGATATATTTTTCCTTTCGACATCTGCAGTCACAGTTACAGGATTAGCTACCATCAAAATGGAGGATCTTTCTACCTCTCAAGTAGTTATCCTAACTCTCTTGATGTTGTTAGGAAGTGAGATGTTTGTTTCCCTGCTTGGCCATATTCATGAGTTGAGCAAGCAAAACAAGCATGACCCTGAAGATAGTAGAGTTACATCGGTTACCGTGCAAGATGAGTCGCAGATAGAAGAGGCAATCCCGGCAACACCATCAATTAATACCACTAGCCTCAAGAAGAGTTGCCGCAAATACATAGGATTTGTGCTGTTGGCATACATGGTCTTGATTCTTCTTGTAGGTTCTCTATTGGTGTTCTTGTACGTAGCACATGTTTCAACTGCAAGAGATGTGCTAACAAGGAAAAGTATCAATACCATGCTCTTCTCGATATCAGTCACCGTCTCTTCTTTCACCAACGGAGGGCTGATTCCGACGAACGAGAGCATGGCGGTTTTTTCCTCaaaccagggcctcctcctgctacTCACTGGCCAGATTCTTGCAGGCAACACCCTGCTTCCTGTGTTTCTGAGGCTGATGATATGGGCACTGAGAGGACTAAGAATAACCAGAGCTAAACCTGAAGAGTTGGAGTTcatgatgaacaacacaaaggCCTTGGGTTCTAACCACTTGCTGCCTAACAAGCAGACAGTATTCCTTGCAGCATCGGTCGCTGCTCTCATAGCCGTGGCCGTCACGTTTTTCTGCTGCTTGAACTGGGAATCCGCAGTGTTTGCGGGGCTGACCCCCAATCAGAAGATCACCAACGCATTGTTCATGGCGGTGAACACAAGGCAGGCAGGGGAGAATTCCATTGACTGCTCCCTCGTCGCTCCTGCGGTTTTAATACTATTCATCGCCATGAT GTGCATCCCGGCCTCGACATCATTTCTCTCACTGCATGAAGGTGCCGAGAGGGGCATCACAGAACACAAGGATGGGGCAAACAAGAGAAGAATGTCGCTGAATAAAATGCTGTTTTCACCACTAGCCTGCACCGCAGTGCTGATAATGCTGGCCTGCATCACCGAGAGGAGATCGCTCTCCGCCGACCCCCTCAATTTCTCCACATTCAACATGATCTTCGAGGTCATAAG CGCGTACAGGAACGTAGGACTGTCCACCGGTTACAGCTGCGCGAGGCTGCCGCACGCGGAGAAGCAGAGCGTCTGCCAGGACATGCCCTACAGCTTCTCCGGGTGGTGGAGCGACCAGGGGAAGGTGGTTCTTGTCCTGGTGATGCTCTACGGGAGGCTCAAATGCTTCCACAGGCAGAGGAGCTAG
- the LOC123148635 gene encoding pentatricopeptide repeat-containing protein At4g13650 has protein sequence MPVATYHYQALKEALAASISTAGDVRRPHALAVVSGLASNGYVVSLLVSRYFRLGAANAARRAFDAVPRPRAASLPVSAPPPKPLLYNAMIRGYLALGLPRLAVGVFREMACPPDRHTYHLAVMACARASEFELGRRIGSEACSRGLSTDLLVGTALVVMHSEAGDMEAALNVFDEMPHRDDVVWNALIAGYARANCMGEALRLFVRMRMVDGVSPTEATLVSLVSGFASYGSWKVCYMMHAAVIRSGFQLNVCVCNSLLELYLYSGCLREAVMLFRQMEEKDSITWSTMIGGLVRNGRPNSALNLFHWMLSNSTVSATRSILLNVIAACAELGQWEQGRWIEQSYVLADSSEFNRDPSLVTALIYMYARCGQLDSSIALLHGVAAMRDDIVAWNAMIKGCGVIGEVGKAIGFAVEMQRVGIDPDAVTFLEILPMISSIPSLKKGMEAHGQIVKRGFQSERAIANSLITMYGRCGDLRHSFDTFSGIVDKDVISWTSMIQVYAWNGHAAEVVQLFELMKKAEVKPNRYTFLAVLSACRNTGLVEEGMDLLKFMEEQYGLEPDVEHISCVVDMLCRTGRLADAYDLIKSTISERVDNHILWGILLSASRLSGNLVIGEAAARHLLSLDPENRANYKMLADIYVSLGRRDSADNILRLSLSRGLDSKPGCSWTEGG, from the coding sequence ATGCCCGTCGCGACTTACCATTACCAAGCGCTCAAAGAGGCCCTCGCCGCTTCCATCTCCACCGCCGGCGACGTGCGCCGCCCCCACGCCCTCGCCGTAGTGTCGGGTCTCGCCAGCAACGGCTACGTCGTCTCCCTCCTCGTATCTCGCTACTTCCGCCTCGGCGCCGCCAATGCCGCGCGCAGGGCGTTCGACGCTGTTCCCCGGCCCCGGGCAGCATCGCTCcccgtctcggcgccgccgcctAAGCCCCTCCTCTACAACGCCATGATCCGCGGGTACCTCGCTCTCGGCCTCCCCCGCCTGGCGGTCGGTGTCTTCCGAGAGATGGCGTGCCCGCCCGACCGCCACACGTACCACCTCGCCGTGATGGCGTGCGCTCGCGCGTCGGAGTTTGAGCTCGGCCGGCGTATCGGGAGCGAAGCGTGCTCCAGAGGGCTTTCGACCGACCTCCTGGTCGGGACGGCGCTGGTCGTAATGCATTCTGAAGCAGGTGACATGGAGGCCGCTCTCAacgtgtttgatgaaatgccgCACCGCGATGATGTGGTGTGGAATGCCCTCATTGCTGGCTATGCCCGTGCGAATTGCATGGGAGAGGCTCTCAGGTTATTTGTAAGGATGAGGATGGTGGATGGAGTGTCTCCGACTGAGGCGACACTGGTGAGCTTGGTTTCCGGGTTTGCAAGCTATGGTTCTTGGAAGGTCTGCTATATGATGCATGCTGCTGTGATTAGGTCTGGTTTCCAGCTTAACGTCTGTGTTTGCAACTCTCTCCTGGAGCTTTATCTTTACTCCGGCTGTTTGAGGGAGGCTGTGATGTTGTTTCGTCAGATGGAGGAGAAAGATTCCATCACTTGGAGTACGATGATTGGTGGGCTTGTTCGGAATGGACGACCCAATTCTGCTCTTAACCTCTTCCACTGGATGCTGTCAAATTCGACTGTGTCGGCCACTAGGTCCATCTTGCTTAATGTCATTGCGGCCTGTGCTGAGCTGGGGCAGTGGGAACAAGGAAGATGGATTGAACAAAGCTATGTGCTGGCTGATTCTAGTGAATTCAATAGAGATCCATCTTTGGTAACTGCACTGATATATATGTATGCAAGGTGTGGACAGTTAGATTCTTCAATTGCTCTTCTACATGGAGTTGCAGCAATGAGAGATGACATAGTTGCATGGAATGCCATGATCAAAGGCTGTGGAGTTATTGGGGAAGTGGGAAAGGCAATAGGATTTGCAGTGGAAATGCAAAGGGTAGGCATTGATCCAGATGCTGTCACATTCTTGGAGATCCTACCTATGATTTCTTCGATTCCATCACTGAAGAAGGGGATGGAAGCACATGGTCAGATCGTTAAAAGAGGTTTCCAGAGTGAAAGGGCAATTGCTAATTCACTCATCACCATGTATGGTCGATGCGGGGATCTTAGACATTCATTTGACACCTTTAGTGGGATTGTGGACAAGGATGTAATCTCTTGGACTTCTATGATTCAGGTATATGCCTGGAATGGACATGCTGCTGAAGTTGTCCAGCTTTTTGAGCTGATGAAGAAAGCAGAAGTGAAACCGAATCGCTACACCTTTCTTGCCGTGCTGTCTGCATGTAGGAACACAGGTCTTGTTGAAGAGGGAATGGACTTGCTCAAGTTCATGGAAGAGCAATATGGTCTTGAGCCGGATGTTGAGCATATTTCATGTGTTGTTGATATGCTCTGTCGTACTGGACGCTTGGCTGATGCATATGACCTGATAAAAAGTACTATTTCTGAACGTGTAGACAATCATATATTATGGGGGATATTGCTAAGTGCTTCCCGTTTATCTGGGAATTTGGTGATTGGAGAAGCAGCTGCCAGACATCTCTTGTCCCTAGATCCAGAAAATCGGGCCAACTATAAAATGCTTGCTGATATTTATGTCTCGCTTGGGAGAAGGGATAGTGCTGATAATATCCTTAGACTATCATTGTCAAGAGGGCTAGACTCGAAACCAGGCTGCAGCTGGACTGAAGGTGGCTAA
- the LOC123148633 gene encoding uncharacterized protein has translation MGGTTVLPPSLPPRRSAAAADLHSCSSRVRVNPALMANPAAAKRPKRPMSVRDGSQPQPPAKRVRGVCPGGELRVAVAAEINLPCPTSGKGPKSPKNQVAESPASATQPKPPINMRELIENARLAKAWARPAAAEEEASCRRDIERSRAEARRKVERMVDTVQFNDPYIDPSDVTKSPHELLEARQEAWRAQAQLIAMARRRDMETYK, from the coding sequence ATGGGCGGCACCACGGTGCTCCCGCCGTCTCTGCCCCCGCGccgtagcgccgccgccgccgaccttcaCTCGTGCTCTTCCCGTGTGCGCGTGAACCCTGCCCTGATGGCGAACCCCGCCGCTGCCAAGAGGCCGAAGCGTCCCATGTCCGTGCGCGACGGATcgcagccgcagccgccggcgAAGCGCGTACGCGGAGTCTGccccggcggcgagctccgcgtcgcGGTCGCCGCCGAGATCAACCTTCCGTGTCCCACCAGCGGCAAGGGTCCGAAAAGTCCCAAGAACCAGGTCGCCGAATCTCCGGCGAGCGCGACGCAACCGAAGCCGCCGATCAACATGCGCGAACTGATCGAGAATGCTCGCCTCGCCAAGGCTTGGGCTCGCCCTGccgccgccgaagaagaggccagcTGCCGGCGTGACATCGAGCGCAGCAGAGCAGAGGCCCGGCGGAAGGTGGAGCGGATGGTGGACACCGTGCAGTTCAACGACCCTTACATCGACCCCtccgacgtgaccaagtccccGCATGAGCTGCTGGAAGCAAGACAAGAAGCATGGCGTGCTCAAGCTCAGCTCATTGCGATGGCTCGTCGACGGGACATGGAGACGTACAAGTGA